One Oscillospiraceae bacterium genomic region harbors:
- a CDS encoding ABC transporter ATP-binding protein: protein MAVILESKAVCKYFGGLKAVNNVDMKVEQGQIFGIIGPNGAGKTTFFNLCSGTYKVTSGQILFDGRDITNLPPEEVAKLGIVRTFQNIKLFKYLSVLENVKVGCHIHTRTNVLDALLHTPRYRQDEEYATQQAAKVLEEVGLTEYKDWKAGNLPYGLQRKVEIARALAANPKILLLDEPAAGMNPAETWSLLEFIQRINKSGHTIVVIEHDMKFVMNLCDYIMVLSFGEKICEGTPDVVKNDKKVQEAYFGRGTIQKSNER, encoded by the coding sequence ATGGCAGTCATTCTGGAAAGCAAGGCCGTCTGCAAATACTTCGGCGGCCTGAAAGCCGTCAACAACGTGGACATGAAGGTTGAACAGGGCCAGATCTTCGGCATCATCGGCCCCAACGGCGCCGGCAAGACCACCTTTTTCAATCTCTGCTCCGGCACTTACAAGGTGACCTCCGGCCAGATCCTGTTTGACGGGCGGGACATCACCAACCTCCCCCCCGAGGAAGTGGCCAAGCTGGGCATCGTGCGTACCTTCCAGAACATCAAGCTGTTCAAGTACCTTTCGGTGCTGGAAAACGTGAAGGTGGGCTGCCACATCCATACCAGGACCAATGTGCTGGACGCCTTGCTGCACACCCCCCGCTACCGCCAGGACGAGGAATATGCCACCCAGCAGGCCGCCAAGGTGCTGGAGGAAGTGGGCCTGACCGAATACAAGGACTGGAAAGCGGGCAACCTGCCCTACGGCCTGCAGCGCAAGGTGGAGATCGCCCGGGCGCTGGCCGCCAACCCCAAGATCCTGCTGCTGGACGAACCGGCCGCCGGCATGAACCCGGCCGAGACCTGGAGCCTGCTGGAATTTATCCAGCGCATCAACAAGAGTGGCCACACCATCGTGGTCATCGAGCATGATATGAAGTTCGTCATGAACCTGTGCGATTACATCATGGTCCTCAGCTTCGGCGAAAAAATCTGCGAAGGCACCCCTGACGTGGTGAAAAACGACAAGAAGGTGCAGGAAGCGTACTTTGGACGGGGTACCATCCAGAAGTCCAACGAGCGCTGA
- a CDS encoding branched-chain amino acid ABC transporter permease, producing MTNLITKAKDFYTGHKKLVVVLGILFLILLPQLTTSNYVRGVLARIIVYATIASGLNIINGYSGQSCLGIVGFTCIGAYSGALMSTELGMTFLPSLLCTIVLCAIAGFIVSIPTLKLNGMFLSIITLGFSEMMRLTALNWQDLTNGPLGIKGIPTITIFGFKVESGAPFYYLALVVLLLVVFILNRLLNSRIGRAWISIREDQDAARSLGVKVSHYRCINFMTGAIICGTMGVFLAHYYRYVSPDMFTLDEGFSVLSMCVVGGSGTLLGPIVGAFVINGITEGFRFASEWRMVMYALLIIVMMWVRPQGLFGAKDSVIAGNISLPLPAFLRKKEKPQSKEAQ from the coding sequence ATGACCAACCTCATTACCAAGGCCAAAGACTTCTACACCGGCCATAAAAAGCTGGTGGTCGTCCTCGGCATCCTGTTCCTGATCCTGCTGCCCCAGCTCACCACCAGCAACTACGTCCGGGGCGTTCTGGCCCGCATCATCGTGTACGCCACCATCGCCAGCGGCCTGAACATCATCAACGGCTATTCCGGCCAGAGCTGCCTGGGCATCGTGGGCTTTACCTGCATCGGCGCCTACAGCGGCGCCCTGATGAGCACCGAACTGGGCATGACTTTCCTGCCCAGCCTGCTGTGCACCATTGTTCTGTGCGCCATTGCCGGTTTCATCGTATCCATCCCCACCCTCAAACTCAACGGCATGTTCCTGTCCATCATCACCCTGGGCTTCTCGGAAATGATGCGCCTGACCGCCCTCAACTGGCAGGACCTGACCAACGGCCCCCTGGGCATCAAAGGCATCCCCACCATTACCATCTTCGGCTTCAAGGTGGAATCCGGCGCTCCCTTCTACTACCTGGCGCTGGTGGTGCTGCTGCTGGTGGTGTTCATTCTCAACCGGCTGCTCAACTCCCGCATCGGCCGTGCCTGGATCTCCATCCGTGAGGACCAGGACGCCGCCCGTTCCCTGGGTGTCAAGGTTTCCCACTACCGCTGCATCAACTTTATGACTGGTGCCATCATCTGCGGCACCATGGGCGTGTTCCTGGCCCACTACTACCGCTACGTCAGCCCCGACATGTTCACCCTGGACGAAGGTTTCAGCGTGCTGTCCATGTGCGTGGTGGGCGGTTCCGGCACCCTGCTGGGCCCCATCGTGGGCGCGTTCGTCATCAACGGCATCACCGAGGGCTTTCGCTTCGCCTCCGAATGGCGTATGGTCATGTACGCCCTGCTCATCATCGTGATGATGTGGGTACGGCCCCAGGGCCTGTTCGGCGCCAAGGACAGCGTCATCGCGGGCAATATCTCCCTCCCGCTGCCGGCGTTCTTGCGCAAAAAGGAAAAGCCCCAGTCAAAGGAGGCGCAGTGA
- a CDS encoding branched-chain amino acid ABC transporter permease, with the protein MYVLQQLINGLSQGSIYALMAIGYTLIVGVVGLITFAYGEMVMIGAMSAYLFYTYVTPNFFLGLLVAFISSGIAGIFIHKVAYERFLDAPKNIALLCTVGCSLLIKNLAQIAFGSQGNAMPPAFETKPFYLFGTDLYITTIHMVVIAIVVVLAIGLSLFLYKTRVGLMLRAVSQDKMAASLVAINVKKVTLIGNIVGTGLGGIAGLLYGTYLTNVSTVFGTVVGLKAISACVLGGMTNIPGAALGALLIGILENFGIALFTSSYRDIIGFLVVFIALSFRPEGLFVFDFTKGFKRKGGK; encoded by the coding sequence ATGTATGTGCTCCAGCAGCTTATCAACGGCCTGTCCCAGGGCAGCATCTACGCCCTGATGGCCATTGGTTATACGCTGATCGTCGGCGTCGTCGGGCTCATCACCTTTGCCTACGGCGAAATGGTCATGATCGGCGCCATGAGCGCTTATCTGTTCTACACCTATGTTACGCCCAACTTCTTCCTGGGCTTGTTGGTAGCCTTCATATCTTCCGGTATTGCCGGTATCTTCATCCACAAGGTTGCCTACGAGCGCTTCCTGGACGCGCCTAAAAACATCGCCCTGCTGTGCACGGTGGGCTGCTCCCTGCTCATCAAGAACCTGGCCCAGATCGCCTTCGGCTCCCAGGGCAACGCCATGCCCCCCGCCTTTGAAACCAAGCCCTTCTATCTCTTCGGTACCGATCTGTACATTACCACCATCCACATGGTGGTAATCGCCATCGTGGTGGTGCTGGCCATCGGCCTGAGCCTGTTTTTGTACAAGACCCGCGTGGGCCTGATGCTCCGCGCCGTCAGCCAGGATAAAATGGCGGCCAGCCTGGTGGCCATCAACGTCAAGAAAGTCACCCTCATCGGCAACATCGTGGGTACCGGCCTGGGCGGCATCGCCGGTCTGCTGTACGGCACCTACCTGACCAACGTGTCCACCGTGTTCGGCACCGTGGTCGGCCTCAAGGCCATTTCCGCCTGCGTGCTGGGCGGCATGACCAACATCCCCGGCGCCGCTTTGGGTGCCCTGCTCATCGGCATTCTGGAAAACTTCGGCATCGCCCTGTTCACCTCCAGCTACCGGGATATCATCGGCTTCCTGGTGGTGTTCATCGCACTGTCGTTCCGCCCCGAGGGTCTGTTCGTGTTCGACTTTACCAAGGGCTTCAAACGGAAGGGAGGCAAATGA
- a CDS encoding ABC transporter substrate-binding protein: MKKSSMKKSIALGLALAMGTSLLAACGGSATTSSSEQTSSANASSEIASAETSGDTIRIGGITAVTGDKAEMGESFWRSWELAIEKVNENGGVLGKKVELVLEDSKGEPKEAVELTKKMGDDESIVGVLGPMTSSEAIACAPVFEEYTMVELSPCASNNQYAPMSDYAFTVAGKMEAEQPYLVERGAYEYLNAKSIGVIWVNDDWGASAFESTKEGCEEYGIEITDDESFVSGEKDFTAILTKIRQTNPEYLMLVTQAADGALILKQLEAMGWDIPVIGAGAMYSDQVILLAGEAAEGLVISAGFFLSEEDEIAWDYATKFYEGAGFYPTTHGPLSYDAALLLCAAIEKAGTTDRQAVRDALAGITDADVQALWGDVLLAGPYEFTEDEDIIRAYCLLKIVDGKWTKVSDYSKCSKFE; this comes from the coding sequence ATGAAAAAAAGCAGTATGAAAAAGTCAATCGCATTGGGTCTGGCTCTGGCCATGGGCACCTCCCTGCTGGCCGCTTGCGGCGGTTCGGCAACCACCAGCAGTTCCGAGCAGACATCTTCCGCCAACGCCAGTTCCGAGATCGCTTCCGCCGAGACCAGCGGTGACACCATCCGCATCGGCGGCATCACGGCAGTCACCGGCGACAAGGCCGAGATGGGTGAGAGCTTCTGGCGTTCCTGGGAGCTAGCCATCGAAAAGGTCAACGAGAACGGCGGCGTCCTGGGCAAGAAGGTAGAGCTGGTCCTGGAAGACTCCAAAGGCGAACCCAAGGAAGCGGTGGAGCTGACCAAGAAGATGGGCGATGATGAGAGTATCGTTGGCGTGCTTGGCCCCATGACCAGTTCCGAAGCCATCGCCTGTGCGCCTGTTTTTGAGGAGTACACCATGGTGGAGCTTTCCCCCTGCGCTTCCAACAACCAGTACGCCCCCATGAGCGACTACGCTTTCACGGTGGCCGGCAAGATGGAAGCCGAGCAGCCCTACCTGGTGGAGCGCGGCGCCTATGAATACCTGAACGCCAAGTCCATCGGCGTCATCTGGGTCAACGATGACTGGGGCGCTTCCGCCTTTGAGTCCACCAAGGAAGGCTGCGAGGAATACGGCATCGAGATCACCGATGACGAGAGCTTTGTTTCTGGAGAAAAGGATTTCACCGCCATCCTGACCAAGATCCGCCAGACCAACCCCGAGTATCTGATGTTGGTAACGCAGGCCGCCGACGGTGCCCTGATCCTGAAACAGCTGGAGGCCATGGGTTGGGATATCCCGGTCATCGGCGCCGGCGCCATGTACTCCGACCAGGTGATTCTCCTTGCAGGTGAAGCAGCAGAAGGTTTAGTGATTTCGGCTGGATTTTTCCTCAGCGAAGAAGATGAAATTGCGTGGGACTACGCAACTAAATTCTACGAAGGCGCCGGGTTCTATCCTACCACTCATGGCCCTCTGTCCTACGACGCTGCGCTGCTGCTCTGCGCCGCCATTGAGAAAGCCGGCACCACCGACCGTCAGGCCGTGCGCGATGCCCTGGCCGGCATCACCGACGCCGACGTGCAGGCTCTGTGGGGCGATGTGCTCCTGGCCGGTCCCTACGAGTTCACCGAGGATGAGGACATTATCCGCGCCTACTGCCTGCTGAAAATTGTCGACGGCAAGTGGACCAAAGTCAGCGACTACTCCAAGTGCAGCAAGTTTGAATGA
- a CDS encoding histidine kinase, whose product MRRKMLLSYFSILLAFCAVIFVFVLRTVYSMVQGNLIETSSQIMQRWSTELSDAMGFAHSHILNLASSQHLQELLAAYGTGAAQGDAEQALLRDEALTSLLSFNSVTLGTLPLLVEITARTPDGSYLPVYDTLGLEESPAPYDPRSEWIQTLESLDGRFLWDTYYDGNYEYIRASKIIYDNRDFSNILGTISVEFNYEHLTQSVLHNLRNEAGMEAALYNIATEEFIGYYSIRGLPDTDTLRQLSASGGFYIQPDGDACLFARRLSTTDYYLVGLKSLEEVHTTYLQSCSILFLSAGAALLVGMLLTFVVTGSVMRPVVQLSETMKNVKNGDLDITVHTREKGEVGELYDSFNYMIQMINQLIEENYVTRLNQKQSELNALQSQINTHFLYNTLDSINWLAKDYHVEQISQLVTSLSTLLRTSLNNGQPELTVEQELTHMRSYLNIQKVRFCGLFQVHEEVDESLLQDTVIKMLLQPLVENAILHAFNRSDAPAEGNLLLVRVFARAGDLVLEVANNAPDDALAQVQQRLRQEAGAPARSYGIQSIRTRLEIAYAREAALEYRMEGGFLTASIRIPRRYTAPDRLTTPRLKE is encoded by the coding sequence ATGCGGCGCAAAATGCTGCTTTCTTATTTTTCCATCCTGCTGGCGTTCTGCGCTGTCATCTTTGTGTTTGTGCTGCGCACCGTTTACAGCATGGTTCAAGGCAACCTGATTGAAACCTCCTCCCAAATAATGCAGCGCTGGTCCACCGAGTTATCCGACGCCATGGGCTTTGCCCACAGCCACATACTGAATCTGGCCTCCAGCCAGCATTTGCAGGAACTGCTGGCCGCCTACGGCACCGGCGCCGCCCAGGGCGACGCCGAGCAGGCCCTGTTGCGGGACGAAGCCCTTACCTCTCTGCTGTCCTTCAACAGCGTGACCCTGGGCACCCTGCCCTTGCTGGTCGAGATCACCGCCCGCACCCCGGACGGGTCCTATCTGCCCGTATACGACACCCTGGGGCTGGAGGAATCCCCCGCTCCTTACGATCCCCGTTCGGAATGGATCCAGACCCTGGAGTCCCTGGACGGCCGTTTTTTGTGGGATACCTACTACGACGGCAACTATGAATACATCCGGGCCTCCAAGATCATCTACGACAACCGGGATTTTTCCAACATTCTGGGCACCATATCGGTGGAGTTCAACTATGAGCACCTGACCCAGAGCGTTCTGCACAATCTGCGCAACGAGGCAGGCATGGAAGCCGCCCTCTACAATATAGCCACCGAAGAGTTCATCGGGTATTATTCCATCCGGGGCCTGCCCGATACCGATACCCTGCGGCAGCTGAGCGCTTCGGGCGGCTTCTATATACAGCCAGACGGCGACGCCTGCCTGTTTGCCCGGCGGCTTTCCACCACCGACTACTATCTGGTGGGGCTGAAATCCCTGGAGGAAGTGCACACCACCTACCTGCAATCCTGCAGCATCCTGTTTTTGTCCGCCGGGGCGGCGCTGCTGGTGGGCATGCTGCTCACCTTTGTGGTCACCGGGTCGGTGATGCGCCCGGTGGTGCAGCTGTCCGAGACCATGAAAAACGTGAAAAACGGCGATCTGGACATCACCGTCCACACCCGGGAAAAGGGTGAGGTGGGGGAACTGTACGACAGTTTCAACTACATGATCCAGATGATCAACCAGCTGATCGAGGAAAATTACGTCACCCGCCTGAACCAGAAACAGAGCGAACTCAACGCCCTGCAAAGCCAGATCAACACCCACTTTTTGTACAACACGCTGGATTCCATCAACTGGCTGGCCAAGGACTACCATGTGGAACAGATCTCCCAGCTGGTGACCAGCCTGTCCACCCTGCTGCGCACCTCGCTGAACAACGGCCAGCCGGAACTGACGGTGGAACAGGAACTGACCCACATGCGCAGCTACCTGAACATCCAGAAAGTGCGGTTCTGCGGGCTGTTCCAGGTCCATGAGGAAGTGGACGAATCCCTTTTGCAGGACACCGTCATCAAGATGCTGCTGCAACCCTTGGTGGAAAACGCCATTCTGCACGCCTTCAACCGGTCCGACGCCCCGGCCGAGGGCAACCTGCTGCTGGTGCGGGTGTTTGCCCGGGCGGGGGACCTGGTGCTGGAAGTGGCCAACAACGCCCCCGATGACGCCCTGGCCCAGGTACAGCAGCGACTGCGGCAGGAGGCGGGCGCCCCCGCCCGCAGCTACGGCATCCAGAGCATCCGCACCCGGCTGGAGATCGCCTACGCCCGGGAAGCCGCCCTAGAATACCGGATGGAGGGGGGCTTCCTGACGGCGAGCATCCGCATTCCCCGCCGTTATACCGCCCCCGACCGCCTGACTACCCCCAGACTGAAGGAGTAA
- a CDS encoding helix-turn-helix domain-containing protein, whose amino-acid sequence MPYSVLIVDDEMLIREGLRRHLDWATLDMEVIGVADGAESALEIARRRAPDILITDICMRSKTGFDLIEDLLELGLSPQVILISSYNDFSYAQRAVRLNVVREYILKPVDTDALTALLHKLRGELDLRPAPRRAEEDGGADIPVHTYRSFLQDLRSGGYDRHRFVHCVKHGETQEALAQWACVEQVVRAEPHHLASAQRFCTNLLMLLISEGILSGEGEDPVHALRRCADTEAMCACMRDTVAAECAHKCAQAPLAQSKLIAASLDLIEKHYRDPRFNLTALAAELCVTPNYLSIRFKEEMGVGFMKYLLDRQIETAKRLLADPQYKVYQVSEMVGFQDEKYFSRQFKKLVGVTPKEYRNEHTSPL is encoded by the coding sequence ATGCCCTATTCCGTTTTGATCGTGGACGATGAGATGCTCATCCGGGAAGGACTGCGCCGTCACCTGGACTGGGCCACCCTGGACATGGAGGTGATCGGGGTAGCCGACGGCGCCGAGAGCGCCCTGGAGATTGCCCGGCGCCGGGCGCCGGATATCCTGATCACCGACATCTGCATGCGTTCCAAGACCGGCTTTGACCTGATCGAGGACCTGTTGGAACTGGGGCTTTCTCCCCAGGTGATCCTGATTTCCAGCTACAACGATTTTTCCTACGCCCAGCGGGCGGTGCGCCTGAATGTGGTGCGGGAATATATCCTGAAACCGGTGGACACCGACGCCCTGACCGCCCTGCTGCACAAGCTGCGGGGCGAACTGGACCTGCGCCCTGCCCCCCGCAGGGCCGAGGAGGACGGCGGCGCCGACATCCCCGTGCACACCTACCGCAGCTTTTTGCAGGACCTGCGCAGCGGCGGCTATGACCGGCACCGCTTTGTGCACTGTGTCAAGCACGGGGAAACCCAGGAAGCCCTGGCCCAGTGGGCCTGCGTGGAGCAGGTGGTCCGGGCGGAACCCCACCACCTGGCCTCGGCCCAGCGGTTCTGCACCAATCTGCTGATGCTGCTCATCTCCGAGGGCATCCTTTCCGGCGAGGGGGAGGACCCGGTGCACGCCCTGCGCCGCTGCGCCGACACCGAGGCCATGTGCGCCTGCATGCGGGATACCGTGGCCGCGGAATGTGCCCACAAATGCGCCCAGGCACCGCTGGCCCAAAGCAAGCTCATTGCCGCCAGCCTGGACCTGATCGAAAAGCATTACCGGGACCCCCGGTTCAACCTGACAGCCCTGGCCGCCGAACTTTGCGTCACCCCCAACTATCTGTCCATTCGCTTCAAGGAGGAGATGGGCGTAGGGTTCATGAAATATCTGCTGGACCGCCAGATCGAGACCGCCAAGCGGCTGCTGGCCGACCCCCAGTACAAGGTGTACCAGGTGTCCGAGATGGTGGGGTTTCAGGACGAAAAGTATTTTTCCCGCCAGTTCAAGAAACTGGTGGGGGTCACCCCCAAAGAATACCGCAACGAGCATACCTCTCCCCTGTGA
- a CDS encoding sensor histidine kinase has product MKLSDSQYPLKKVFYRMFSLLVVVPLIVVFAAAAVILYQVMRTSAVDTISAFQETVATTLNTDIKSASLQLSHFVYVNDGEFLDVANRVYSSSGSSQQYLAAKELELSFNMAMVPSQNILAGLFFMKGGGTVPVKESITLPDDALRAEGWYRTALDNPNRVTIGGYDTSKTDLTANAQKGGQLVLVTAMAPNYTTDRSGRIEMVAYFTTSQVSEVPLRSRSDPGMGTTLLLDEEGQVLFGDMGREELLAWFGENGAQLPNGTFNRRAALDPDGRTRNYLFILRQVPFTGWRIATFVDEGLIMDRILGIGALLVGVVFSLLLLFFLFSRYFLDAIVMPVQEPAGAMDRVAANDLAVQLQPSGHQELQRLTSSFNQMVLSLKNMLAINEETQKRKHQAEMQVLQSQINPHFIVNTLNSIRFMAQMSGYDGTRRMAQALGNIVSCSFRSSTSFYTVDEELQMLDSYLYIMRIRYADGFEVRYDVAEDCRSCRLPRLTLQPIVENALDHGFADMGDELGQLVIQAARQGDFLCLEVEDNGCGMTPEQVDAVLRGRPLGADTGHGIGLKNVLARLRLHFGGESNLLIESVPGQGTRITIRLPWQAVAPQTTKEELSHDPNPDCR; this is encoded by the coding sequence GTGAAACTGAGCGACAGCCAATACCCGCTGAAAAAGGTCTTTTACCGCATGTTTTCGCTGCTGGTAGTGGTACCGCTGATTGTGGTGTTTGCCGCGGCGGCGGTGATCCTGTACCAGGTGATGCGCACCTCCGCGGTGGATACCATCTCGGCGTTTCAGGAAACGGTGGCCACCACCCTGAACACCGATATCAAATCCGCGTCGCTGCAGCTGTCCCATTTTGTCTATGTAAACGACGGCGAGTTCCTGGACGTGGCCAACCGGGTCTATTCCAGCAGCGGCAGCAGCCAGCAATATCTGGCCGCTAAAGAGCTGGAACTGAGTTTCAACATGGCCATGGTGCCGTCTCAGAACATTCTGGCCGGGCTCTTTTTCATGAAAGGCGGGGGTACCGTGCCGGTGAAGGAGTCCATCACCCTGCCGGACGACGCCCTGCGCGCCGAAGGCTGGTACCGCACCGCCCTGGACAATCCCAACCGGGTGACCATAGGCGGCTACGACACCAGCAAGACCGATCTGACCGCCAACGCCCAGAAAGGCGGTCAGCTGGTGCTGGTGACGGCCATGGCTCCCAACTATACCACCGACCGCAGCGGCCGCATCGAGATGGTGGCGTACTTTACCACCTCCCAGGTAAGTGAGGTGCCGCTGCGGTCTCGCTCCGACCCCGGCATGGGCACTACCCTGCTGCTGGACGAGGAAGGCCAGGTCCTGTTCGGGGATATGGGCCGGGAAGAACTGCTTGCCTGGTTTGGAGAGAACGGCGCGCAGCTACCCAACGGCACCTTCAACCGGCGGGCGGCCCTGGACCCCGACGGGCGGACCCGCAACTATCTGTTCATCCTGCGGCAGGTACCCTTTACGGGTTGGCGCATCGCCACCTTTGTGGACGAAGGGCTTATCATGGACCGCATCCTGGGTATCGGCGCACTGCTGGTGGGGGTGGTGTTCAGCCTGCTGCTGCTCTTCTTCCTGTTCTCCCGGTACTTCCTGGACGCCATCGTCATGCCGGTGCAGGAGCCGGCCGGGGCCATGGACCGGGTGGCCGCCAACGACCTGGCCGTACAGCTGCAGCCCTCGGGTCACCAGGAGCTGCAGCGGCTGACTTCCTCCTTCAACCAGATGGTCCTGAGCCTGAAAAACATGCTGGCCATCAACGAGGAAACCCAGAAGCGCAAGCATCAGGCCGAGATGCAGGTTCTGCAAAGTCAGATCAACCCCCATTTCATTGTGAACACCCTCAACTCCATCCGCTTCATGGCCCAGATGTCGGGGTACGACGGCACTCGCCGTATGGCCCAGGCGTTGGGCAATATCGTATCCTGCTCTTTCCGTAGCAGCACCAGCTTTTACACGGTGGACGAGGAATTGCAGATGCTGGACAGCTACCTGTACATCATGCGCATCCGCTATGCAGACGGCTTTGAGGTGCGCTACGATGTGGCCGAAGATTGCCGCAGCTGCCGCCTGCCCCGGTTGACCCTGCAGCCCATTGTGGAGAACGCCCTGGACCATGGCTTTGCGGACATGGGGGACGAGCTGGGCCAGCTGGTGATCCAGGCGGCCCGGCAGGGGGATTTCCTTTGCCTGGAAGTGGAGGACAACGGCTGCGGCATGACGCCGGAGCAGGTTGATGCGGTACTGCGGGGCCGTCCCCTGGGGGCGGATACCGGCCACGGCATCGGGCTGAAAAACGTGCTGGCACGGCTGCGGCTGCATTTTGGCGGCGAAAGCAACCTGTTGATAGAGAGTGTGCCCGGCCAGGGCACCCGGATAACGATCCGCCTACCCTGGCAGGCGGTAGCGCCCCAGACAACGAAGGAGGAACTGTCCCATGATCCGAACCCTGATTGCCGATGA
- a CDS encoding response regulator, translating into MIRTLIADDDALLRAALRTMVDWEALGYTLVWDCTNGLQMLELLQRTTVDLLITDMKMPLLDGLGLIRRLRQSALLPVTVVLSGYDEYELVQEAFRLGAHDYLLKGNPDTASLTAMLTELRRRIFADGGTAAAPAAGPQLAPGSYGVAVFAVDDMARQSDRFGGDLKNRLDKPMLELVRQIPRVAGRATLRAAGPGQYELLWQVRDKARYHNTMLSVVQQIQVVWRDYMNLSVSAAVSDLVTEAGVADACALCGVMVRLAVLQGPGAVCTQSRYEPLARACLDRAPVCAPLVNALGAQRDEDYEAEKEAFFRTREPLDGPAQTQLMLVLLTQITEAQRKCGLDAENTAGCEAVVQALGTPWERSVWLRNLLRKEQERLQHRSRSQTPDPIRRAQIFLEDNFTDHNLTLKAVADQVGLNEKYLSTQFTRRCGCTFISYLNNLRLRYAQELLARTDLKIYEISDRVGYSRFPRLLPI; encoded by the coding sequence ATGATCCGAACCCTGATTGCCGATGACGATGCCCTGCTGCGGGCGGCTTTGCGCACCATGGTGGACTGGGAAGCCTTGGGCTACACCCTGGTGTGGGACTGCACCAACGGGCTGCAGATGCTGGAACTGTTACAGCGCACCACCGTGGACCTGCTGATCACCGATATGAAAATGCCCCTGCTGGATGGGCTGGGGTTGATCCGCCGCCTGCGGCAAAGCGCCCTTTTGCCGGTGACGGTGGTACTTTCGGGCTATGACGAATACGAGCTGGTGCAGGAGGCCTTCCGCCTGGGAGCCCATGACTACCTGCTGAAAGGCAACCCGGACACCGCCAGCCTGACCGCCATGCTCACCGAGCTGCGCCGCCGCATCTTTGCCGACGGCGGCACCGCAGCGGCCCCCGCCGCCGGGCCCCAGCTGGCCCCGGGCAGTTACGGGGTGGCGGTATTTGCGGTGGACGACATGGCCCGGCAGTCCGACCGGTTCGGGGGCGACCTGAAAAACCGCCTGGACAAGCCCATGCTGGAACTGGTACGCCAGATCCCCCGGGTGGCAGGTCGGGCCACCCTGCGGGCTGCCGGACCCGGCCAGTACGAGCTGCTGTGGCAAGTTCGGGACAAAGCCCGCTACCACAACACTATGCTGTCGGTAGTGCAGCAGATCCAAGTGGTATGGCGGGATTACATGAACCTGAGCGTTTCAGCGGCGGTGAGCGACCTGGTCACCGAAGCAGGGGTGGCCGACGCCTGCGCCCTGTGCGGGGTGATGGTGCGGCTGGCGGTGCTGCAAGGACCGGGAGCGGTCTGCACCCAGAGCCGGTACGAACCCCTGGCCCGGGCCTGCCTGGACAGAGCCCCTGTGTGTGCGCCGTTGGTGAACGCCCTGGGCGCCCAGCGGGACGAGGACTATGAAGCGGAGAAGGAAGCCTTTTTCCGCACTCGGGAACCGCTGGACGGCCCGGCTCAGACCCAGCTGATGCTGGTGCTGCTGACCCAGATCACCGAGGCCCAGCGCAAATGCGGCCTGGACGCGGAGAACACCGCCGGTTGTGAAGCGGTGGTACAAGCCCTGGGTACCCCCTGGGAGCGCAGTGTCTGGCTGCGCAACCTGCTGCGCAAGGAGCAGGAACGGCTGCAGCACCGCAGCCGCAGCCAGACCCCGGACCCCATCCGCCGGGCCCAGATCTTTCTGGAGGACAACTTCACCGACCACAACCTGACCTTAAAGGCCGTGGCCGACCAGGTAGGCCTGAACGAGAAGTACCTGAGCACCCAGTTCACCCGCCGGTGCGGCTGCACCTTTATCAGCTACCTGAACAACCTGCGGCTGCGCTATGCCCAGGAACTGCTGGCCCGCACCGACCTGAAGATTTATGAGATCAGCGACCGGGTGGGATACAGCCGCTTTCCCAGACTGCTCCCTATCTGA
- a CDS encoding helix-turn-helix domain-containing protein, which translates to MPSDYQKQIKEIFGTADLDELRELAKMLKINHPNPRNAGRKAQLTPDQIVEVLELHRKGIGNTEIAKQFGVSRQTIYKYIYNAEHFSTDPDFTMRMNFMNGKQLCTVIDIDFKHEVVRMKNYTDRIPLRAFGIVENPSWADFEEFLKERCLPASRAGLKGILREMDVPFFDPLLIIEKTNGRMAGDHQWVQIIKAESSCATDR; encoded by the coding sequence ATGCCGAGCGATTACCAAAAGCAAATAAAAGAAATTTTTGGCACAGCTGATTTGGATGAATTGCGAGAACTTGCAAAGATGCTGAAAATCAATCATCCAAATCCGCGCAATGCGGGCCGCAAGGCACAGCTGACCCCCGACCAGATCGTAGAGGTTTTGGAACTGCATAGAAAAGGCATCGGCAACACCGAGATTGCAAAACAGTTCGGCGTGTCGCGCCAGACCATATACAAGTATATCTATAACGCCGAGCATTTCAGCACGGACCCGGATTTTACCATGCGGATGAATTTCATGAACGGTAAGCAGCTATGTACGGTCATCGACATTGATTTCAAGCACGAAGTTGTCCGCATGAAGAACTACACCGACCGAATCCCTTTGCGGGCGTTTGGCATTGTAGAGAATCCGTCTTGGGCAGATTTCGAGGAATTTTTGAAAGAAAGATGCCTGCCTGCCAGCCGAGCCGGTCTGAAAGGCATTCTCCGAGAGATGGATGTTCCTTTCTTTGATCCGCTGCTGATTATTGAAAAGACCAATGGGCGTATGGCTGGGGACCACCAATGGGTGCAGATTATAAAAGCTGAATCCTCTTGTGCAACAGATAGATAG